From Candidatus Nitricoxidivorans perseverans, the proteins below share one genomic window:
- a CDS encoding ArdC-like ssDNA-binding domain-containing protein, which translates to MSSKDKPDWQSLLKQALTVPGTLSKAYSVFHNYSLGNQLLASFELASRGLPLSPIASFMRWKELGRSVKKGEKAIPLVMPVTVKKKALDADAGEESVDGVRTIFILKRNWFSLDQTEGEAFSPEVIMPEWDKAKALVALDIREVRFEMADGNCQGYAKLGVREVAVNPVAAMPWKTLFHEIAHHLLGHTATGDATGTMADGPSMPKCIKEAEAEATAYLCCATLGLSGMEESRGYIQSWLDGEEFPEKSSRRVFAAADKILKAGTIGLQGKEAR; encoded by the coding sequence ATGTCATCAAAAGACAAACCAGATTGGCAGAGTCTGCTCAAACAGGCACTGACAGTTCCCGGCACGCTTTCAAAGGCGTACTCGGTGTTTCACAACTACTCGCTGGGCAATCAGCTTCTGGCTTCCTTTGAACTTGCCAGTCGCGGCTTGCCTCTGTCCCCCATCGCGTCATTCATGCGTTGGAAGGAACTGGGGCGTAGCGTCAAGAAGGGCGAAAAGGCAATTCCCTTGGTGATGCCAGTAACCGTTAAGAAGAAGGCATTAGATGCCGATGCCGGCGAAGAGTCGGTAGATGGTGTCCGCACTATCTTCATCCTGAAGCGCAACTGGTTCTCACTCGACCAAACTGAGGGTGAAGCATTCAGTCCCGAAGTGATCATGCCCGAGTGGGACAAGGCGAAAGCCCTTGTCGCATTGGACATCAGGGAGGTTCGCTTTGAGATGGCTGACGGAAATTGCCAGGGCTATGCCAAGCTGGGTGTCCGCGAGGTTGCCGTCAATCCGGTAGCGGCAATGCCATGGAAAACACTGTTCCATGAAATTGCTCATCATCTGCTCGGTCATACGGCCACCGGTGATGCGACTGGCACGATGGCCGATGGCCCCTCGATGCCGAAATGCATCAAGGAAGCCGAAGCCGAAGCTACCGCGTATCTGTGCTGCGCGACCCTCGGGTTGTCAGGCATGGAGGAAAGCCGTGGCTACATTCAGAGCTGGCTGGACGGAGAGGAATTTCCGGAAAAGTCATCGCGACGGGTGTTTGCCGCTGCGGACAAGATCCTGAAGGCCGGAACTATCGGGCTGCAGGGGAAGGAGGCCAGATGA
- a CDS encoding DUF4942 domain-containing protein, whose amino-acid sequence MDEHQFYPTPEKLARKAWATFKNKEFSRVLEPSAGTGELAKVHPGRYDSWRQIKIDCCEIDISKHPNLKEEGFTIVGLDFMQFSSAAAYSHILMNPPFAQGAHHVLKAWEILFDGEVVAIINAETIRNPYSKERQMLTRIIEQHGSVEFIEEAFMDPDTKRKTEVEIALVHLVKEANYGKDIVGIIMEDLKRDSMSDAKLAEGYREMNELVLPNSFIENAVLTFNAAVRAMRESVHAEARAQHYSGLIGKTLTEMNGNIPAKEAASTLDFVRTELGNRYDKLKDQAWSNILRSTQVLSKLSSAAQKRLEAEFENIKHLEFSTCNIHGFLLGLVESQGEIQLGMVCDVFDQITRYYSDNTVYYRGWKSNDKHRTCGIRIKGTRFILPGHRADSWRNEPSWDSLQLLRDFDKVFALLDGKQEPDFGLARLFETSFNMLRTSKRMSTDFFDVRYFKGMGTIHFYPRDVKLIDRLNRMVGRHRQWLPPEGESVPEGFWLQYDQAEQLDKEVRAEVAKQHLSGWNDPFWKLSRGRTDGESGGAEASIDAALASVQERHGISIGVLEAKIQMPLLLAA is encoded by the coding sequence ATGGATGAGCATCAGTTCTACCCAACGCCCGAAAAGTTAGCACGGAAGGCATGGGCAACCTTCAAGAACAAGGAATTCTCTCGTGTTCTTGAACCATCGGCCGGTACCGGCGAATTGGCCAAGGTACATCCGGGGCGCTACGATTCCTGGCGGCAAATCAAGATCGACTGCTGCGAGATCGACATCTCGAAGCATCCGAATCTGAAAGAGGAGGGCTTTACCATCGTCGGACTTGACTTCATGCAGTTCTCAAGTGCGGCGGCGTATAGCCATATCCTCATGAATCCACCGTTTGCTCAGGGTGCGCATCATGTCCTGAAGGCCTGGGAAATCCTGTTTGACGGTGAAGTGGTGGCGATCATCAATGCGGAAACGATCCGGAATCCGTATTCGAAGGAACGCCAAATGCTGACCCGGATCATCGAGCAGCATGGTTCCGTCGAGTTCATCGAAGAGGCCTTCATGGATCCCGATACGAAACGGAAAACAGAGGTCGAAATTGCGCTGGTGCACCTCGTCAAGGAAGCCAACTACGGCAAGGATATCGTCGGCATCATCATGGAAGACCTGAAACGGGATTCCATGTCCGACGCCAAGCTGGCTGAGGGCTATCGGGAGATGAATGAGCTGGTGCTACCCAACTCGTTTATCGAAAATGCCGTGCTTACCTTCAATGCAGCGGTTCGCGCCATGCGCGAGTCCGTCCATGCCGAGGCGCGAGCACAGCACTACTCTGGCCTGATCGGGAAAACTTTGACCGAGATGAACGGCAACATTCCTGCGAAGGAAGCCGCCTCAACCTTGGACTTTGTTCGCACCGAACTTGGCAATCGATACGACAAGCTGAAGGATCAGGCATGGAGCAATATCCTGCGCTCAACCCAAGTGCTGTCAAAGCTGTCGTCTGCCGCACAGAAGCGCCTGGAAGCCGAATTCGAGAATATCAAACACCTCGAATTCAGCACTTGCAACATCCATGGATTCCTACTGGGCCTCGTCGAAAGTCAGGGCGAGATCCAGTTGGGCATGGTGTGCGATGTCTTCGATCAGATAACCCGCTACTACTCGGACAACACCGTGTATTACCGTGGCTGGAAGTCGAATGACAAGCATCGCACCTGTGGCATCAGGATCAAAGGCACACGCTTCATATTGCCTGGCCACCGCGCTGATTCATGGCGCAACGAGCCATCCTGGGACTCGCTTCAATTGCTGCGCGACTTCGATAAGGTATTTGCACTGCTGGACGGAAAGCAGGAACCCGACTTCGGTCTGGCCCGTCTTTTCGAGACAAGCTTCAACATGCTTCGCACGTCAAAACGGATGAGCACGGATTTTTTTGATGTCCGTTATTTCAAGGGGATGGGGACGATCCATTTCTATCCGCGAGACGTGAAGCTGATTGATCGTCTCAACCGAATGGTCGGTCGCCATCGTCAATGGCTGCCACCCGAGGGCGAGTCGGTACCGGAGGGATTCTGGTTGCAGTATGACCAGGCCGAGCAACTGGATAAAGAGGTTCGGGCAGAAGTCGCCAAGCAACATCTCTCCGGTTGGAATGATCCATTCTGGAAACTCAGTCGAGGGCGAACGGATGGTGAGAGCGGCGGTGCTGAGGCAAGCATCGATGCCGCACTAGCCTCCGTACAGGAGCGCCATGGAATCAGCATTGGCGTTCTCGAAGCAAAAATACAGATGCCGCTACTTCTGGCGGCGTGA
- the radC gene encoding DNA repair protein RadC, translated as MKQKSNAELLALLVGNDTAKALASRPLVEILGFAKPRQQQLCEEMTPYVVHPALAAAKELFTRCFSEQLSNGDLSLSSPAAVQSFLCAQIGHLEHESFWCLWLDAQNRLIKAEELFRGTTTQTSVYPREVVKQAIAVNATGVIFAHNHPSGFPEPSRADQTLTNALKTALALVDVRTLDHFVIAGNKALSFSERGLL; from the coding sequence ATGAAGCAGAAATCAAACGCAGAGCTACTGGCATTGCTGGTGGGCAACGATACGGCCAAGGCGCTTGCATCCAGACCACTTGTTGAGATATTGGGATTCGCCAAACCCCGCCAGCAGCAGCTGTGCGAAGAAATGACTCCCTACGTCGTTCATCCCGCATTAGCCGCCGCCAAGGAACTGTTCACGCGATGTTTCAGTGAGCAGCTTTCAAATGGCGATCTCAGTCTTTCCTCACCGGCAGCGGTTCAGTCGTTCCTGTGCGCCCAAATTGGGCACTTGGAGCACGAGTCCTTCTGGTGCCTATGGTTGGATGCGCAAAATCGCCTGATCAAGGCGGAAGAGCTCTTTCGCGGGACCACCACTCAAACCAGCGTGTATCCGCGAGAGGTCGTGAAGCAGGCGATCGCGGTCAATGCGACTGGCGTGATCTTCGCCCACAACCACCCGTCCGGATTCCCGGAACCATCGAGAGCCGACCAGACGCTAACAAATGCGTTGAAGACAGCTCTTGCGTTGGTCGATGTGAGAACGCTCGATCATTTCGTCATCGCCGGCAATAAAGCGCTCTCTTTCAGCGAAAGGGGTTTGCTGTAA
- a CDS encoding DNA cytosine methyltransferase gives MKSYEVTKIGQHRGKPRLWLEGSKALLGGFLPGKRFEAKKDLDKQMLTLELSDSGCRIVSRKLKGERELPVIDINSGELLSVFDGIEAVRVVVQDGKIFILPLATEIAVKERLGRLKAKLDSGTPILVGSLSHGGGVLSHAIHAGLNEAGLEAKLAFANEIREELLEQASEMNEAWDGETLPLAAPMQELAFDTWAMNQLPKVEVLEAGLPCSGASVAGRAKRGLEHPEAHPDVGHLVVPFLAIIAKVQPAVILLENVKQYLTSASMCILRNQLRDFGYDLYEEVLQAAEWNALEHRERMCMVAVTRGLAFDFAGLVRPDRREQRIAEILDPVPEDASCWSRMEGLKAKQDRDKAEGKGFAMQIVTPFDTKCPTITKGYAKVRSTDPKLQHPSNPDLLRQFTPAEHARIKGIPERVVSGLSATLAHELLGQSICYEPFRAVGRLIGQVMKACGHAMTTPASTYRAAVAG, from the coding sequence GTGAAATCATACGAAGTAACCAAGATCGGCCAACATCGCGGGAAACCGAGATTGTGGCTGGAAGGCAGCAAGGCGCTACTCGGCGGTTTTTTGCCGGGGAAGCGCTTTGAGGCAAAGAAGGATCTCGACAAGCAAATGCTGACGCTCGAACTGTCGGACTCGGGCTGCCGTATTGTCTCGCGCAAGCTCAAGGGCGAACGCGAGCTACCGGTGATTGACATCAACAGCGGAGAACTGCTGTCCGTGTTCGATGGGATCGAGGCGGTTCGAGTGGTTGTTCAGGATGGCAAGATATTTATCCTGCCGTTGGCCACAGAAATTGCGGTCAAGGAACGACTCGGACGACTCAAGGCAAAGCTGGACTCAGGCACGCCGATCCTGGTGGGCTCCCTCTCGCATGGGGGCGGGGTGTTGTCGCATGCCATTCATGCCGGACTGAACGAGGCCGGTTTGGAAGCGAAGCTTGCATTTGCCAATGAGATACGGGAAGAGCTACTCGAGCAGGCATCGGAAATGAATGAGGCCTGGGATGGCGAAACCTTGCCCCTGGCTGCGCCGATGCAGGAACTGGCATTCGACACATGGGCGATGAATCAGCTGCCCAAGGTCGAGGTGCTGGAAGCAGGTCTGCCGTGCAGCGGAGCATCAGTTGCCGGACGAGCCAAACGTGGTCTGGAACACCCGGAAGCCCATCCCGATGTCGGGCATCTGGTGGTGCCATTCCTGGCCATCATCGCTAAGGTACAGCCGGCCGTTATCCTTCTGGAAAACGTCAAGCAATACCTCACGTCGGCCTCGATGTGCATCCTGCGTAATCAACTACGCGACTTCGGCTACGACCTTTACGAGGAAGTGCTGCAGGCTGCAGAATGGAACGCGCTGGAGCACAGGGAACGAATGTGCATGGTGGCAGTCACCCGAGGTCTTGCCTTCGATTTCGCAGGGCTGGTACGGCCGGACAGAAGGGAACAGCGGATTGCTGAAATCCTCGATCCCGTTCCGGAAGATGCCTCCTGCTGGAGTCGCATGGAAGGGTTGAAGGCGAAACAGGATCGTGACAAGGCCGAAGGTAAAGGCTTTGCCATGCAGATCGTGACACCGTTTGACACCAAGTGTCCGACGATCACGAAGGGCTATGCGAAGGTCAGATCGACCGACCCGAAGCTCCAGCATCCCAGCAATCCGGATCTGCTACGCCAGTTCACGCCGGCAGAGCATGCAAGGATCAAGGGAATCCCGGAGAGGGTTGTGAGCGGTCTTTCGGCAACCCTTGCGCATGAGCTACTTGGCCAGTCGATCTGCTACGAGCCTTTCCGGGCTGTGGGCAGGCTGATTGGACAGGTAATGAAGGCCTGTGGTCATGCCATGACAACTCCAGCATCAACTTATCGAGCTGCGGTTGCTGGCTGA
- a CDS encoding TolC family protein produces MYRKYPYRWLRRTLCLAIGSLLAAGNLWAQSAPLTLKQAFEAAWSRQPEAQSLTARREAAEARRQIADSWTAEPPALELSAKTDQLDSNQGSREYVVGIALPLWLPGERSRTATLADAEAKATASRALAAQLRIAAAVREAWWVWQRARIEQGLAQARWDSARQLATDVARRVAAGDLARADQHQAASVAAGAELAKAEADAALATATQQLRALIGIVPGVPGSPGAETSVAGEPAPAVPADFAALDAAHPAVVELLDRAEVARRGAELAEVQTRANPELTLAATRDRGISGDPYQQTVTVGIRFPFGSDSRNRAKAGLARAEAIEAAGQWQLERDRLIADLEAARVRVESARTQFAAADKRAQLARESRGFFEKSFRLGESDLPTRLRIELEAADAERQAARVRIDLAAAVSLLRQALGLLPE; encoded by the coding sequence ATGTATCGGAAATATCCCTATCGCTGGCTGCGTCGAACCCTCTGCCTTGCCATCGGCAGCCTGTTGGCGGCCGGCAATTTATGGGCGCAATCCGCGCCACTTACGCTCAAACAGGCATTCGAGGCGGCGTGGTCACGCCAGCCCGAAGCGCAGTCGCTGACAGCACGCCGCGAGGCCGCCGAAGCGCGCCGGCAAATCGCCGACAGTTGGACGGCCGAGCCGCCGGCGCTTGAGCTTTCCGCCAAGACGGACCAACTCGACAGCAATCAAGGCAGCCGCGAATACGTCGTGGGAATCGCCTTGCCTTTATGGCTACCCGGCGAGCGTTCGCGCACGGCGACACTGGCCGATGCCGAAGCCAAGGCAACCGCCAGCCGTGCCCTGGCCGCCCAATTGCGTATTGCCGCTGCCGTGCGCGAAGCCTGGTGGGTCTGGCAGCGGGCGCGCATCGAACAGGGGCTTGCACAAGCACGATGGGACAGCGCCCGGCAGTTGGCCACGGATGTGGCCCGGCGCGTGGCAGCCGGTGATCTTGCCCGCGCCGACCAGCATCAGGCGGCCAGCGTGGCAGCGGGTGCCGAGCTGGCCAAGGCCGAAGCCGACGCGGCTTTGGCGACGGCGACACAACAACTGCGCGCCTTGATCGGCATAGTGCCGGGGGTGCCGGGATCGCCGGGGGCTGAAACTTCAGTAGCCGGCGAGCCAGCACCGGCCGTGCCCGCCGATTTTGCCGCGCTGGATGCCGCGCATCCGGCCGTCGTCGAACTGCTCGACCGTGCCGAAGTTGCCCGCCGGGGCGCGGAACTGGCGGAAGTCCAGACGCGCGCGAACCCGGAATTGACGCTCGCGGCGACGCGCGACCGGGGTATATCCGGCGATCCCTACCAGCAGACGGTGACTGTCGGCATCCGCTTCCCGTTCGGCTCGGACAGCCGTAACCGCGCCAAGGCGGGCCTGGCCCGCGCCGAGGCCATCGAAGCCGCCGGACAGTGGCAACTGGAACGCGATCGGCTGATCGCCGATCTGGAGGCGGCGCGCGTGCGCGTCGAGTCTGCCCGAACGCAATTCGCCGCCGCCGACAAGCGCGCGCAACTGGCGCGCGAATCGAGAGGATTTTTCGAGAAATCTTTCCGCCTGGGTGAAAGTGATCTGCCGACGCGCTTGCGTATCGAGCTCGAAGCCGCCGACGCCGAACGCCAAGCCGCGCGCGTGCGCATCGATCTGGCGGCGGCCGTTTCCCTTTTGCGTCAGGCCCTCGGTTTGCTCCCCGAATAA
- a CDS encoding HlyD family efflux transporter periplasmic adaptor subunit, whose product MNPRKLISAASFALALIAAPVWAGDGHDHGDAPPAANGNGPQRLPDGSVFLPKPAQRQIGVRTLLVEAGELPRTIELAGKTVMDPNAGGKVQAMVAGRLEAGPRGFPNIGQSVRKGDVLAYVVPSSDSIERANQAALLAELRAARGLAEKRLARLKELADTIPRKEIEAAESELASLAGRMAAVGGGLSNRDALLAPVAGVIASSNAVAGQVVDARELVFEVVDPQRLHIEALAYDAELAADVAAASIAVGRENVPLVFIGAARSLREQALPLLFRSEGVLLGRLAVGQAVKVFVQTRSKAQGIRVPAAALAKNPANQTIVWVKTAPERFEPRTITVEPLDGAHVAATAGLQAGDRVVTQGASLVNQVR is encoded by the coding sequence ATGAACCCGCGCAAACTGATTTCCGCCGCGAGCTTCGCGCTTGCGCTTATCGCTGCCCCCGTCTGGGCGGGTGACGGCCACGACCACGGCGATGCGCCGCCTGCGGCCAACGGCAATGGCCCGCAACGACTGCCGGATGGCAGCGTCTTTCTGCCCAAACCGGCGCAGCGTCAGATCGGCGTGCGCACCCTGCTCGTCGAGGCCGGCGAACTGCCGCGCACCATCGAACTGGCCGGCAAGACAGTCATGGACCCGAATGCCGGTGGCAAGGTGCAGGCGATGGTTGCGGGACGGCTGGAAGCCGGCCCCCGTGGATTCCCAAACATTGGGCAAAGTGTGCGCAAGGGCGATGTGCTGGCGTATGTCGTGCCGTCGAGCGATTCGATTGAACGCGCGAATCAGGCCGCTTTGCTGGCGGAACTGCGCGCGGCGCGCGGCCTCGCCGAAAAGCGGCTGGCACGTTTGAAGGAACTTGCCGATACGATACCGAGGAAGGAGATCGAGGCCGCCGAAAGCGAGCTGGCCAGCCTGGCCGGGCGCATGGCCGCCGTCGGCGGCGGCTTGAGCAACCGCGATGCGCTGCTTGCCCCGGTGGCGGGGGTGATTGCGTCGAGCAATGCGGTCGCGGGTCAGGTGGTAGATGCGCGCGAACTGGTGTTCGAGGTCGTCGATCCGCAACGATTGCACATCGAGGCGCTGGCCTACGATGCCGAGCTGGCCGCCGATGTCGCGGCCGCCAGCATTGCCGTCGGCCGCGAGAACGTGCCGCTGGTCTTCATCGGCGCCGCGCGCAGTCTGCGCGAGCAGGCGCTGCCGCTGCTGTTCCGCAGCGAAGGGGTATTGTTGGGCCGCCTCGCGGTGGGGCAAGCGGTGAAAGTATTCGTGCAGACGCGCAGCAAGGCGCAGGGCATCCGCGTGCCGGCGGCAGCGCTGGCGAAAAACCCGGCGAACCAGACCATCGTCTGGGTCAAGACGGCGCCGGAGCGCTTCGAACCGCGCACGATCACGGTCGAGCCGCTGGACGGCGCGCATGTGGCGGCGACAGCCGGCCTGCAGGCGGGAGACCGGGTCGTCACGCAGGGCGCCAGTCTGGTCAATCAGGTGCGCTGA
- a CDS encoding efflux RND transporter permease subunit codes for MFKQLLDNSLANRLLVIIASLVLMAYGAFTLTRTPVDVFPDLNKPTVTIMTEAGGMAAEEVEQLITFPLETTMNGLPGVGSVRSISSAGLSFVYVTFDWSTEIFRARQMVSERLSSMEEGLPEGVVPRMGPISSVMGEIMQIAIPIDTAKISPMAVREYADWVLRPRLMAIAGVAQVIPIGGEVRQFQVQPDTARMAELGIAHEQLEAALKGYSSNTSGGFLELNGREYLIRNLGRTSRLDDLKNLALTARNGQPLLLRQIAEVTFAPALKRGDAGFEGKPAVILGIQKQPTADTIQLTNAIENALGDLKKSLPAGMEAPKVTFRQASFIEASITTLQGKLIGASVFVAAILFFFLGTLRPTVIALTAIPVSIFMTALVFQYFGMSINTMTLGGLAIAIGGLVDDAVVGVENVLRRLKEDRVKHPEHRLHPLTLVAHATMEVRSAILYATIIIVLVFLPLFALPGMEGRLFVPLGIAFIVSTLASLVVSVTITPVLSFYLLPRMKSLDHGDTKLLAWLKARYRNHLQVVLNRPRRAIAAGALAVLVAVAAVPFFPTTFLPPFNEGTLLIGLRLNPGVTLAESSALARQAEMLVAQVPEVTHVGRRSGRAELDEHAEGVHVSELDVGIKPAAELTRSLDEIKADLRARLGNLPGAIEIGQPISHRIDHMLSGVRSQVAIKVFGEDLDTLRGQAEALRAKLATIPGLADLAVEKQVLAPQIKVRIDYAAAAQYGIPAPQILATLQSLVEGEKVTQIVEGNRRFALVVRLPESARSVEGLGRILLETPNGRIPLSRIATIEDSDGPNQISRDDGKRRIVLSANAQGRALSEIVAEIRQVVSETPLPEGYFVTLGGQFQAQEEASRLVGLLSIVSLVLMFVVLFSRYKSVTLSVLIMANIPLALVGAVIGLWISGQPLSVAALVGFITLAGISVRNGILKVSHYINLMRMEGENFDHKMILRGSLERLAPVLMTALVTAFALAPLLFEAEQPGTEILHPVAVVIFSGLISSTLLDTFLTPALFWMFGRQDAERLMSDKDAEAL; via the coding sequence ATGTTCAAGCAGCTACTCGACAACAGCCTCGCCAATCGCCTGCTGGTCATCATCGCCAGCCTGGTACTGATGGCCTACGGGGCATTCACGCTGACGCGCACGCCGGTGGACGTTTTTCCCGACCTCAACAAGCCGACGGTGACGATCATGACCGAAGCCGGCGGCATGGCCGCCGAGGAGGTGGAACAACTCATCACCTTCCCGCTGGAAACGACGATGAACGGTTTGCCCGGCGTGGGCAGCGTGCGTTCCATTTCCAGCGCAGGACTGTCTTTTGTCTATGTCACCTTCGACTGGAGCACGGAGATTTTCCGGGCGCGACAGATGGTGTCGGAACGCCTGTCCTCTATGGAAGAAGGCTTGCCGGAAGGCGTGGTGCCGCGCATGGGGCCAATCAGCTCGGTGATGGGCGAAATCATGCAGATCGCCATTCCCATCGACACGGCGAAAATTTCGCCGATGGCGGTGCGCGAATACGCCGATTGGGTACTGCGACCGCGCCTGATGGCGATTGCCGGCGTTGCCCAGGTCATCCCCATCGGTGGCGAGGTGCGCCAGTTCCAGGTGCAGCCCGATACCGCGCGCATGGCCGAACTGGGGATTGCGCATGAGCAGCTGGAAGCGGCGTTGAAAGGCTATTCGTCGAACACTTCCGGCGGCTTCCTGGAACTCAACGGACGGGAGTACCTGATCCGCAACCTTGGCCGCACCTCGCGCCTCGACGACTTGAAGAACCTGGCGCTGACGGCGCGCAACGGTCAACCCCTCCTGCTGCGCCAGATCGCCGAGGTGACTTTTGCGCCGGCCTTGAAGCGCGGCGATGCCGGTTTCGAGGGCAAGCCGGCGGTGATTCTCGGCATCCAGAAGCAACCGACGGCGGACACGATCCAGCTCACAAATGCCATCGAGAACGCTCTGGGCGATCTGAAAAAGTCCCTGCCGGCCGGCATGGAAGCGCCTAAGGTCACCTTTCGGCAGGCGAGTTTCATCGAAGCATCCATCACCACGCTGCAAGGCAAGCTGATTGGCGCTTCCGTGTTCGTGGCGGCCATCCTGTTTTTCTTCCTGGGCACCTTGCGTCCCACGGTGATTGCCCTGACGGCGATTCCCGTGTCGATCTTCATGACGGCGCTGGTGTTCCAGTATTTCGGCATGTCGATCAACACCATGACCTTGGGCGGTCTTGCCATCGCCATCGGCGGGTTGGTCGACGATGCCGTGGTCGGCGTCGAGAACGTGCTGCGCCGCCTGAAGGAAGACCGCGTCAAACATCCGGAGCATCGGCTACATCCGTTGACGCTGGTGGCGCATGCAACGATGGAAGTGCGATCGGCCATTCTTTACGCGACGATCATCATCGTGCTGGTGTTCCTGCCGCTGTTCGCCTTGCCGGGCATGGAGGGCCGATTGTTCGTGCCGCTGGGGATCGCTTTCATCGTGTCGACGCTGGCCTCGCTGGTGGTCTCGGTAACGATCACGCCGGTGCTGTCGTTCTACCTGTTGCCGCGCATGAAGTCGCTCGATCACGGCGACACGAAGCTACTGGCCTGGCTGAAAGCGCGTTACCGGAACCATCTGCAAGTCGTGCTGAACCGTCCACGGCGAGCGATTGCCGCCGGTGCGCTGGCGGTGCTGGTGGCGGTGGCGGCGGTGCCTTTCTTTCCCACGACCTTCCTGCCGCCCTTCAACGAGGGCACTTTGTTGATCGGCTTGCGCCTCAATCCCGGCGTAACGCTGGCGGAATCGTCGGCGCTGGCGCGACAGGCCGAAATGCTAGTGGCGCAGGTGCCGGAAGTGACGCACGTCGGCCGGCGCAGCGGTCGTGCCGAACTCGACGAACATGCCGAAGGCGTGCATGTGAGCGAGCTCGATGTCGGCATCAAACCGGCGGCCGAGCTGACCCGCTCGCTGGACGAAATCAAGGCCGACCTGCGCGCGCGCCTGGGCAACCTGCCCGGCGCCATCGAAATCGGCCAGCCGATTTCCCATCGCATCGACCACATGCTTTCCGGTGTGCGTTCGCAGGTCGCCATCAAGGTTTTCGGGGAAGACCTGGACACCTTGCGCGGCCAAGCCGAGGCGCTGCGGGCGAAGCTCGCCACCATTCCCGGCCTGGCCGATCTGGCCGTCGAAAAGCAAGTGCTGGCGCCACAGATCAAGGTGCGCATCGACTACGCGGCCGCCGCGCAGTACGGCATCCCGGCGCCGCAGATTCTGGCCACCCTGCAAAGCCTGGTCGAAGGCGAGAAGGTGACGCAGATCGTCGAAGGCAACCGCCGCTTTGCGCTGGTGGTGCGCCTGCCGGAGTCGGCGCGTTCCGTGGAGGGCCTGGGGCGGATTCTGCTGGAGACGCCCAACGGCCGGATTCCCTTGTCGCGGATCGCCACTATCGAGGACAGCGACGGCCCCAACCAGATCAGCCGCGACGACGGCAAACGCCGCATCGTGCTATCCGCCAACGCACAGGGCCGGGCTTTATCCGAAATCGTCGCGGAGATTCGCCAGGTGGTCAGCGAAACCCCGTTGCCCGAGGGCTATTTCGTCACGCTGGGCGGACAGTTTCAGGCGCAGGAAGAAGCCTCGCGGCTGGTGGGCCTGCTGTCTATCGTCTCGCTGGTGCTGATGTTCGTGGTGCTGTTCAGCCGTTACAAGTCGGTCACTCTGTCCGTTTTGATCATGGCCAACATTCCGCTGGCGTTGGTCGGTGCAGTCATTGGCTTGTGGATTTCCGGGCAACCGCTGTCGGTGGCCGCCCTGGTCGGCTTCATTACGCTGGCCGGTATTTCCGTGCGTAACGGCATTCTCAAGGTCAGCCATTACATCAACCTGATGCGCATGGAAGGCGAGAACTTCGACCACAAGATGATCCTGCGCGGCTCCCTGGAACGGCTCGCGCCGGTGCTGATGACGGCGCTGGTTACCGCCTTTGCGCTGGCACCGCTGCTGTTCGAAGCCGAGCAGCCCGGCACCGAAATCCTTCACCCGGTCGCCGTCGTCATTTTCTCCGGGCTGATCAGCTCGACGCTGCTGGATACCTTCCTGACCCCCGCGCTGTTCTGGATGTTCGGCCGCCAGGATGCCGAACGCCTGATGTCGGACAAGGATGCCGAGGCACTTTGA